A stretch of the Pseudomonas helvetica genome encodes the following:
- a CDS encoding ABC-three component system protein encodes MLYAETGGICPLCALVIIDKKPGSKNPRKFYEVAHIYPLNPTAAQTLALVNHTIPIDINGLDNVICLCPSCHRKYDKDFKIEEYDRLREIKDGFIRDTDARKSISEHGLRIEIRELIESFADLDDESLVAFDLELNAFTLKEKLKKGASNVLKRNIRHDVVGYFVTIRDELRLLEQRDQAAVKMLLNQVNTYFWAMHREHPDNKDVVFNYIAQWISARSGKSLDVSKIITSFFVQNCEVFDASA; translated from the coding sequence ATGCTTTATGCGGAGACAGGTGGTATCTGTCCGCTTTGCGCTCTTGTAATCATAGATAAGAAGCCAGGTTCAAAAAACCCTAGAAAGTTTTATGAAGTCGCTCACATCTATCCTCTGAACCCGACTGCCGCTCAAACTTTGGCATTGGTAAATCACACGATACCTATCGACATCAATGGGCTCGACAACGTGATCTGCTTGTGCCCTTCTTGTCACCGGAAGTACGACAAGGACTTTAAGATTGAAGAATATGATCGGTTGCGTGAAATCAAGGACGGTTTCATCCGAGATACGGATGCCAGAAAGTCGATTTCTGAGCACGGCCTCAGGATTGAGATAAGGGAGCTGATTGAGTCCTTCGCTGATCTGGACGACGAAAGCCTTGTCGCCTTTGACTTAGAACTAAATGCTTTCACCTTGAAAGAGAAACTAAAGAAAGGTGCCAGCAACGTCTTGAAGCGCAACATACGACATGATGTGGTTGGCTATTTCGTGACAATCCGGGACGAACTGCGGCTGCTTGAGCAACGGGATCAAGCAGCCGTAAAAATGCTGCTCAACCAGGTCAACACTTATTTTTGGGCGATGCATAGAGAACACCCCGACAACAAAGATGTCGTTTTCAATTATATCGCTCAATGGATCAGCGCCAGGAGCGGTAAGTCGCTAGACGTTTCGAAAATCATCACTTCATTCTTTGTTCAAAACTGCGAGGTTTTCGATGCTAGTGCCTAG
- a CDS encoding histidine phosphatase family protein codes for MKKVRLIRHGESAANAGERTRDHASIPLTAKGLEQAHLVARSLTIARGLVVTSPFLRAQATALATTALYPTAVFETWPIHEFTYLAPARCVDTTLAQRRGWVDAYWQRSDPAFSDGEGAESFFDLVARALAFLERLAEQPANDIVVFSHGQFMNTVRWLLENWPLEVDGHAMLDWRQYEIANHVPNCQGFSLSRHADGKDWVLGR; via the coding sequence ATGAAGAAAGTTAGGCTGATACGTCACGGCGAGAGCGCCGCCAACGCTGGCGAGCGCACCAGGGATCACGCAAGCATCCCTTTGACGGCAAAAGGCTTGGAACAAGCCCACCTGGTCGCTCGGTCGCTCACGATTGCTCGTGGCCTAGTCGTTACCTCACCGTTTCTGCGCGCCCAAGCCACGGCGCTGGCCACAACGGCCCTCTATCCCACAGCCGTCTTCGAGACTTGGCCGATTCACGAGTTCACATACTTGGCGCCTGCACGTTGCGTAGACACGACGCTCGCACAGCGGCGCGGATGGGTCGATGCTTACTGGCAGAGATCAGATCCAGCCTTTTCAGACGGTGAAGGAGCTGAGTCTTTCTTCGACCTTGTGGCCAGGGCGTTGGCATTTCTTGAGCGACTAGCGGAGCAACCGGCCAATGACATCGTTGTGTTTTCGCATGGGCAATTCATGAACACCGTGCGCTGGCTCCTCGAGAATTGGCCCCTCGAGGTGGACGGTCATGCAATGCTGGATTGGCGTCAGTACGAGATAGCGAACCATGTCCCGAATTGTCAGGGGTTCTCGCTCAGCAGGCATGCGGACGGAAAAGATTGGGTTCTCGGTCGTTGA
- a CDS encoding ABC-three component system middle component 7 — MPSKFTKLEESTIFKMHAILAGKEPGETVAQALAKTRDQFLDASEFLAAMDVLFFLGYLDVQDETGVIEYA; from the coding sequence GTGCCTAGTAAGTTTACAAAGCTTGAAGAATCCACCATTTTCAAGATGCACGCCATTCTAGCAGGGAAGGAGCCTGGTGAAACTGTAGCCCAAGCCCTCGCCAAGACTCGCGATCAATTCTTAGACGCATCTGAATTTCTTGCTGCGATGGATGTTTTATTTTTCTTAGGTTATCTAGATGTTCAGGATGAAACTGGAGTGATTGAATATGCTTAA